In Porphyromonas cangingivalis, a genomic segment contains:
- the hemB gene encoding porphobilinogen synthase has protein sequence MYPEVRLRRLRSSANMRDLVRETRLHPSDFIHPLFVVHGEGIRKEISSLPGQYHLSVDELVKECRELYDLGVKSVMLFGIPAHKDATGSEALHDTGIVQQGLRALTEALPDMITVADICMCEYTDHGHCGILHGHEVDNDETVKYLVQQSVSMARCGAKMIAPSDMMDGRIAAIRKGLDEAGFSHIPIMSYASKFSSAFYGPFRIAADSAPSFGDRRGYQMDPANGREALREIEQDILEGADIIMVKPALAYLDILHEASQRYDLPMAAYHVSGEYAMIKAAAEKGWIDHDRVMMESLLSIRRAGAKIILTYFAKEAAQYLRNNP, from the coding sequence ATGTATCCAGAAGTAAGACTTAGAAGACTCAGATCCTCTGCCAACATGAGAGATCTCGTCCGTGAGACAAGACTACATCCATCGGACTTCATCCACCCTCTTTTTGTGGTGCATGGAGAAGGTATTCGTAAGGAGATCAGTTCTCTCCCCGGGCAGTACCATCTATCTGTCGATGAACTTGTAAAGGAGTGTAGGGAATTGTACGATTTGGGTGTGAAGAGTGTCATGCTCTTCGGTATCCCCGCTCACAAGGATGCGACAGGAAGTGAAGCACTGCATGATACCGGTATTGTACAACAGGGTTTGAGAGCACTCACAGAGGCTTTGCCTGATATGATCACCGTTGCCGACATCTGTATGTGTGAGTACACAGATCATGGTCACTGTGGCATCCTTCATGGTCATGAGGTTGATAACGATGAGACAGTGAAGTATCTCGTTCAACAGTCGGTTTCGATGGCTCGCTGTGGTGCCAAGATGATTGCTCCTTCAGATATGATGGACGGTCGCATCGCTGCTATCCGTAAGGGGCTTGATGAGGCTGGTTTCTCTCATATCCCCATCATGTCTTATGCTTCGAAGTTTAGTTCGGCATTCTATGGTCCATTCCGTATAGCTGCAGACTCTGCACCTTCGTTTGGTGATCGGAGGGGGTATCAGATGGATCCCGCCAATGGGCGTGAGGCTCTTCGTGAGATCGAGCAGGATATCCTCGAAGGGGCAGACATCATCATGGTCAAGCCTGCACTCGCTTATCTGGATATCTTACATGAGGCTTCGCAGAGATACGATCTTCCTATGGCTGCTTACCATGTCAGTGGAGAGTATGCAATGATCAAAGCAGCTGCCGAAAAGGGGTGGATCGACCATGATCGTGTGATGATGGAAAGTCTCCTCTCTATCCGTAGAGCCGGAGCTAAGATCATCTTGACCTATTTTGCAAAAGAGGCAGCACAGTATCTACGTAACAATCCTTGA
- a CDS encoding uroporphyrinogen-III synthase, which translates to MKFGIIGREQEMAQDIVEGIKSIVSDIELSCMAPIITRPCEVDKGAFGREGELCFIFTSPRGARHFIDRFGLPEGKTVAIGLSTERLLESEGVRVWFRPSIETSQGLAAELLPLLKKYDAENDIRTTLVQPTSDIAGLYLKECFQTNGFDYFLVPIYETVLNPLFSKMLQGLSRCPDFFVFYSPSGVTSWIEAIKNAPWVVGNTFLAISIGPKTTEKLEQYGYKNISEAASPHPEDVVRVVVDSIKRE; encoded by the coding sequence ATGAAGTTTGGTATCATAGGTAGAGAGCAGGAGATGGCACAAGACATCGTCGAGGGGATCAAGTCGATCGTCTCAGACATTGAGCTGTCGTGTATGGCTCCGATCATCACGAGACCCTGTGAAGTTGACAAGGGTGCTTTTGGACGAGAGGGAGAGTTGTGCTTCATCTTTACTTCGCCTCGAGGAGCGAGACATTTTATTGATCGATTTGGGCTTCCTGAGGGGAAGACTGTGGCCATCGGTCTGTCCACCGAACGCTTGTTGGAGTCCGAGGGAGTAAGGGTTTGGTTCAGACCTTCAATAGAGACCTCCCAAGGCTTGGCTGCTGAGCTGCTTCCTTTACTCAAGAAGTATGATGCCGAGAATGATATAAGGACAACGCTTGTCCAACCCACATCAGATATTGCAGGACTCTACCTGAAGGAGTGTTTTCAGACCAACGGTTTTGACTATTTTCTTGTCCCAATCTATGAGACGGTGCTTAACCCTTTATTCTCCAAAATGCTCCAAGGATTATCAAGATGTCCTGACTTTTTTGTATTTTACAGCCCCTCCGGAGTAACCTCATGGATAGAGGCCATAAAGAATGCTCCATGGGTCGTCGGGAATACGTTCTTGGCAATAAGTATAGGCCCCAAGACGACAGAGAAATTGGAGCAATACGGCTATAAAAATATCTCCGAAGCGGCAAGCCCACATCCTGAAGATGTGGTACGAGTCGTTGTAGACAGCATAAAAAGAGAATAA
- the hemC gene encoding hydroxymethylbilane synthase gives MKRKYVIGTRGSRLALWQAYEAKRSIETACGVEVEVKVISTRGDERLDIALHSNTLSKGLFTQELEEQLVTHDIDFAVHSLKDLPVDMDDRLCLAAVMERDDPRDVVIANFEVKDIKDLRGKRIGTSSPRRVAQLTKALGDEATGTSFGPIRGNVETRISKLRNGEYDAIIMAAAGIKRLGLEHEISYYISPEVIAPAPGQASVAIQCAKDNEEACAIAREVDHLVSHQMTHYERQLLNRLGGGCAIPFGVLCTLEGNVVKGTAFFALGEGMGGMRHDFSGEYPLHDDFITEIAETLKRP, from the coding sequence ATGAAAAGAAAGTATGTTATCGGTACGAGGGGAAGTCGACTTGCTCTTTGGCAAGCCTACGAGGCAAAAAGATCTATAGAGACCGCGTGTGGAGTGGAGGTGGAGGTCAAGGTCATCTCTACAAGGGGAGATGAGCGTCTGGACATTGCTCTGCATTCAAATACGCTTTCCAAGGGCTTATTTACTCAGGAGTTGGAAGAACAGCTTGTCACTCATGACATAGATTTTGCGGTACATAGTCTCAAGGATCTCCCTGTGGATATGGATGATCGTCTGTGTCTTGCCGCAGTGATGGAGCGTGACGATCCGAGGGATGTCGTGATTGCCAACTTTGAGGTCAAGGATATCAAGGATCTCCGTGGCAAGCGGATAGGAACATCAAGCCCTCGCCGTGTGGCTCAGTTGACAAAAGCCCTCGGTGATGAAGCCACCGGCACGAGTTTTGGTCCCATCAGAGGGAATGTCGAGACACGGATCTCAAAACTACGAAATGGGGAGTATGATGCCATCATCATGGCTGCCGCAGGAATAAAGAGGCTTGGATTGGAGCACGAAATATCTTACTATATCTCTCCTGAAGTCATTGCCCCTGCGCCCGGACAGGCCTCTGTGGCTATTCAGTGTGCCAAGGACAATGAGGAGGCTTGTGCCATTGCTCGTGAAGTGGATCACTTGGTATCGCATCAGATGACACACTACGAAAGACAGTTGCTCAATAGACTGGGGGGCGGTTGTGCCATCCCATTTGGAGTGCTCTGTACACTTGAGGGAAATGTGGTCAAGGGGACTGCTTTCTTTGCACTCGGAGAAGGTATGGGCGGTATGCGCCATGACTTCTCTGGTGAGTATCCTCTACACGATGATTTTATAACAGAGATTGCAGAGACGCTGAAGAGACCATGA
- the hemA gene encoding glutamyl-tRNA reductase, translating into MLSIVGVDHKTAPIDIREAFSFKPAEVVDFLRRAKSLKIINGGVLVSTCNRMEIYVDSDLDEKELEHHLIRFVIEYKRMPNTHRRYFYFLSEEAAVHHLFALVSGYRSLVQGETQIVGQVKEALFLARSGSVTTNIILRLFDKALEVAKVVRTTHPVKAVNASAGAAAVELMRRKYGDGLKMGRTLIIGAGQMAVTVIQSLKSLGVTDIAIYNRTADRAVKCAEGHQISQVYHGDTLSTALRGVRWLWVATSASTPIIDKSSFSEGMMPVDIFDMALPRNVAEDTAEIEGISLYCIDDLGSLYSGANAMIPEGVRELIDTAIIEFQQWREGLTIRDVYSLVRSDAEEILAQELANISMDMDSAVADEVRKHCAHLSHLYSTTMITRLRRLTEETKDPVYADVVKKLLTM; encoded by the coding sequence ATGCTATCAATAGTAGGAGTTGACCACAAGACAGCTCCGATAGATATTAGAGAAGCTTTTTCTTTCAAGCCTGCGGAGGTCGTCGATTTCCTACGCAGGGCAAAGTCGCTGAAGATCATCAATGGCGGCGTGCTGGTCTCCACCTGCAATCGTATGGAGATCTATGTGGATAGTGATCTGGATGAGAAGGAGCTGGAGCACCATTTGATCCGATTTGTGATCGAGTACAAGAGGATGCCCAATACCCACAGACGCTACTTTTACTTTTTGTCCGAAGAGGCAGCAGTACATCACCTCTTTGCTCTTGTGTCGGGTTACCGTTCGCTTGTGCAGGGTGAGACACAGATTGTGGGGCAGGTCAAGGAGGCCTTATTCCTTGCTCGTTCAGGCAGTGTGACGACAAATATCATCCTCCGTCTCTTTGACAAGGCTTTGGAGGTCGCAAAGGTCGTGCGTACGACTCATCCCGTCAAGGCCGTCAATGCATCGGCAGGAGCCGCTGCAGTCGAGCTCATGAGGCGTAAGTACGGTGATGGTCTCAAGATGGGGCGTACCTTGATCATAGGGGCAGGGCAGATGGCTGTCACTGTGATACAGAGTCTCAAGTCTCTTGGCGTCACCGATATTGCGATCTATAATAGGACTGCTGATAGAGCTGTCAAGTGCGCAGAGGGGCATCAGATCTCTCAGGTATATCATGGAGATACCCTCTCTACCGCTTTGAGAGGGGTGCGTTGGCTCTGGGTGGCGACTTCGGCTTCGACACCGATCATCGATAAATCATCCTTTTCAGAGGGGATGATGCCGGTGGACATATTCGATATGGCCTTGCCACGAAATGTGGCAGAGGATACGGCAGAGATCGAAGGGATTTCTTTGTATTGCATCGATGATTTGGGGTCGCTGTATTCAGGAGCCAATGCAATGATACCCGAGGGCGTGAGAGAACTCATAGATACGGCCATCATAGAGTTTCAACAGTGGCGTGAGGGGCTTACGATAAGGGATGTATACAGCTTGGTGCGTAGTGATGCCGAAGAGATATTGGCACAAGAGTTGGCGAACATCAGTATGGATATGGACAGTGCTGTGGCGGATGAGGTCCGGAAGCACTGTGCTCACCTCTCTCACTTGTATTCGACAACGATGATCACAAGGCTCAGGAGACTTACAGAGGAGACCAAGGATCCGGTCTATGCAGATGTCGTCAAAAAACTCCTAACGATGTAA
- a CDS encoding Fe-Mn family superoxide dismutase has product MKFELVKLPYATDALAPVISKRTVELHHGKHLQAYVDNLNKLIDGTPFADKDLVTIVKESDGGIFNNAGQNLNHILYFLQFSPNGGGAPTGELADAMASAFGDFEKFKAEFEAAAVTVFGSGWAWLACDKDGKLQIVKEPNAGNPVTKGLVPLMGIDVWEHAYYLDYENRRAEHLKQVWNIIDWNVVAKRYQERGQELVINK; this is encoded by the coding sequence ATGAAATTCGAACTTGTAAAACTTCCTTATGCAACAGATGCTCTTGCTCCTGTAATCAGCAAGCGTACGGTCGAACTACACCATGGCAAGCACCTTCAAGCTTATGTGGATAACCTCAACAAACTTATCGATGGCACTCCTTTCGCAGATAAGGATCTTGTGACTATCGTGAAGGAGTCCGACGGCGGTATCTTCAACAATGCAGGTCAAAATCTCAACCATATCCTTTACTTCCTACAGTTCAGCCCCAACGGTGGTGGTGCTCCTACCGGCGAACTTGCAGATGCTATGGCAAGCGCATTTGGAGACTTCGAGAAGTTCAAGGCAGAGTTCGAGGCTGCGGCAGTGACTGTCTTTGGTTCGGGCTGGGCTTGGTTGGCTTGCGACAAGGACGGAAAGCTCCAGATCGTGAAGGAGCCTAACGCAGGTAACCCTGTCACCAAGGGGCTCGTACCGCTCATGGGTATCGATGTGTGGGAGCATGCTTACTACCTCGATTACGAAAACAGAAGAGCTGAGCACCTCAAGCAAGTGTGGAACATCATCGACTGGAATGTTGTCGCTAAGCGTTACCAAGAGCGTGGTCAAGAATTGGTTATCAATAAGTAA